The following are encoded in a window of Anaerolineae bacterium genomic DNA:
- a CDS encoding DUF2630 family protein, producing MSAILDEINRLANERHQLYVARSNGALDMSDAEFKAKIDELTRKLERLWDQRREELAGKYSEGFYSTARF from the coding sequence ATGTCAGCGATTCTGGATGAGATCAACCGGTTGGCCAATGAGCGCCATCAGCTCTACGTCGCCCGAAGCAACGGGGCGCTTGACATGAGCGATGCCGAGTTCAAGGCCAAGATCGACGAGCTGACCCGCAAGCTGGAACGTCTTTGGGACCAGCGGCGCGAGGAGCTCGCCGGCAAGTACAGCGAGGGCTTCTACTCCACCGCCCGCTTCTAA
- a CDS encoding transketolase produces the protein MWQVPASIEELKRIAIEIRCDIIEMTCEAGAGHPGGSLSAADIVTALYFRIMRIDPQRPDWPDRDRFILSKGHACPVWYAALAERGYFDKSHLRTLRKLDSILQGHPDMRKTPGIDMTAGSLGHGLSAGVGMALAGRLLQKDYHVWVIVGDGEVQEGSIWEAAMAAAKWKLDNLTAILDRNHLQNDDCVDTEMPVEPLADKWRAFGWEVVEMDGHDMEQIVRTLEWARGFRGRPVMVIAHTIKGKGVSFMENQVVWHGKAPCREEAEQALRELRSCLV, from the coding sequence ATGTGGCAGGTGCCGGCGTCCATTGAGGAGTTGAAACGCATCGCCATCGAAATCCGCTGTGACATCATCGAGATGACCTGCGAGGCGGGGGCCGGCCACCCGGGTGGCTCCCTCTCGGCCGCGGACATCGTGACCGCGCTCTATTTCCGCATTATGCGGATTGACCCCCAGCGCCCGGACTGGCCCGACCGCGACCGGTTCATCCTCTCCAAGGGCCATGCCTGCCCGGTCTGGTACGCGGCGCTGGCCGAGCGAGGCTACTTCGATAAGTCCCATCTGCGCACCTTGCGCAAGCTCGACTCCATCCTGCAGGGACACCCCGACATGCGCAAGACGCCCGGCATTGACATGACCGCCGGCTCGTTGGGGCATGGGCTGTCCGCCGGCGTCGGCATGGCCCTGGCCGGCCGGCTCCTCCAGAAAGACTATCATGTCTGGGTCATCGTGGGGGACGGCGAGGTGCAGGAGGGTTCCATCTGGGAGGCGGCCATGGCCGCCGCCAAATGGAAGTTGGATAACCTGACTGCCATCCTGGACCGCAATCATCTGCAGAACGACGACTGTGTGGACACGGAGATGCCGGTCGAGCCTCTGGCGGACAAATGGCGCGCCTTCGGCTGGGAAGTGGTGGAGATGGACGGGCATGACATGGAGCAGATCGTGCGCACGCTGGAATGGGCGCGGGGGTTCCGCGGCCGGCCGGTCATGGTCATCGCCCACACCATCAAGGGCAAGGGTGTCTCATTCATGGAGAACCAGGTAGTCTGGCACGGCAAGGCGCCCTGTCGTGAGGAAGCGGAGCAAGCACTGCGTGAGCTGAGGAGTTGTCTGGTATGA